The proteins below are encoded in one region of Macrobrachium rosenbergii isolate ZJJX-2024 chromosome 29, ASM4041242v1, whole genome shotgun sequence:
- the LOC136854336 gene encoding calponin homology domain-containing protein DDB_G0272472-like, whose translation MADSLDLDIVVEKSSSFGASDFAVAIPGMALLAGLAFAAHRIYTLAGRRDQDLEDGMDVNSRETAIMEDSADLEDDEESEDDSEMDYGETDDDLSTDIDENDDDLHMYFDEVAGLEDSLEMVLFDETDDDSNTDFDEGPRLEDSLKVGPLDETDEDLNTETDEVAGLEDSLEVEQHEQTEEEEEEEHIEEMYEAKGRSEEDLDTSQVVASKMELLGNASKQQIELLRNQLMEKDLLLEKKADEGREMERRFEKEMNARDRRIGQLVKEKRQLKEDLKLALEETKSTNQLLESENEDVRKVLVEKEKEVDLLKESLALRTKELEEGQEKGETMKRRLMEIEEANVTLQEKLRLTEADNESIQSLLSQAESLMALGNELLDNERATNLVLEAELQVMENGLAILRAEKAKIDEELDEKELAIIYLEKALKNEKKKNNILQPALHRGKEMENLLERAKEREKEMEASLRSLEEELEKKNLQIEDFFKTKQEVKCEEQRLQDKLDVALQYGKELEERMLKDAEERERKIAKLQNNLESTLRQEQNLKRLLECKEEDIVSLKQRESESQQEVQQLVKDCEMLKEKCETQEENRLREEKRLKEKLRIQDEALRNHDKYMLMMLLHGTAQRNFQLEQIALEHRDETMDDRTDKEKQDKGRDEDQQEKVRKGEERQYREFCNAQREKVEEYGKQWEDITHIVNDVIHGDGC comes from the coding sequence ATGGCGGATTCTCTGGATCTTGATATCGTTGTGGAAAAATCTAGCAGCTTTGGTGCGTCAGATTTTGCCGTCGCCATCCCTGGGATGGCCTTGTTGGCAGGCCTGGCGTTTGCTGCCCACCGGATTTACACTCTTGCAGGAAGGCGAGATCAGGACCTAGAAGACGGAATGGATGTTAATAGCAGAGAGACGGCTATAATGGAAGACAGTGCTGACCTGGAAGATGACGAAGAAAGCGAGGACGATTCAGAAATGGACTATGGCGAAACTGATGATGACCTAAGTACGGACATTGACGAAAATGATGACGACCTCCATATGTACTTTGACGAAGTAGCTGGACTGGAAGACAGTCTAGAAATGGTACTATTTGACGAGACTGATGACGACTCAAATACGGACTTTGACGAGGGACCTAGACTGGAAGACAGCCTAAAAGTGGGACCACTCGACGAGACTGATGAAGACCTGAATACGGAAACCGACGAAGTAGCTGGACTGGAAGACAGTCTAGAAGTGGAACAGCATGAAcagactgaggaggaggaggaggaggaacatatAGAAGAGATGTACGAAGCAAAGGGCAGATCAGAAGAGGATTTGGATACGAGTCAAGTTGTTGCAAGTAAAATGGAACTTCTCGGGAATGCATCTAAGCAGCAAATCGAACTTCTTCGAAATCAGCTGATGGAGAAAGACCTACTGCTCGAGAAGAAAGCAGACGAgggaagagaaatggaaagacgCTTCGAAAAGGAAATGAATGCGAGAGACAGAAGAATCGGTCAACTTGTGAAAGAAAAGCGGCAGTTAAAAGAGGACTTAAAACTGGCCTTGGAAGAAACCAAAAGCACTAATCAGCTTCTTGAGTCGGAGAATGAAGACGTTCGGAAGGTTTTAgttgagaaagaaaaggaagtcgACCTTCTGAAAGAGTCCCTCGCCCTCAGAACTAAGGAACTAGAGGAAGGTCAAGAGAAAGGCGAAACAATGAAGAGACGACTGATGGAAATTGAAGAGGCTAACGTCACTCTCCAAGAAAAGCTGAGACTCACTGAAGCAGACAACGAAAGCATTCAGTCACTTTTAAGTCAAGCAGAATCTCTGATGGCCTTAGGAAATGAACTTTTAGACAACGAGAGAGCAACGAATCTGGTATTGGAAGCAGAGCTTCAAGTGATGGAGAACGGGTTGGCTATACTACGAGCAGAAAAGGCGAAGATTGACGAAGAGTTAGACGAAAAAGAATTGGCTATAATCTACCTGGAGAAAGCcttaaaaaacgagaaaaagaagaataatattctACAGCCTGCTCTTCATCGCGGGAAAGAGATGGAGAACCTGTTGGAAAGagcgaaggaaagagagaaggagatggAAGCTTCCCTGAGATCACTAGAAGAAGAGCTCGAAAAGAAGAACCTTCAAATAGAAGacttcttcaaaacaaaacaagaggtcAAATGTGAAGAACAAAGACTCCAGGATAAACTAGACGTCGCTCTCCAATATGGAAAGGAGTTGGAGGAAAGGATGCTAAAGGAcgcagaagaaagagagagaaaaattgcaaaactccAGAACAACTTGGAAAGCACTCTGCGTCAAGAACAGAACCTGAAACGCTTGTTAGAATGTAAAGAAGAAGACATCGTCTCTCTGAAGCAGAGGGAGAGCGAAAGCCAGCAGGAAGTGCAACAACTGGTAAAAGATTGcgaaatgttgaaagaaaagtGCGAGACACAGGAGGAAAACAGGCTGAGAGAAGAAAAGCGCCTCAAGGAGAAGCTAAGGATACAGGACGAGGCATTAAGGAATCATGACAAATACATGTTAATGATGCTTCTCCATGGTACTGCCCAGAGGAATTTCCAGCTGGAACAAATTGCACTGGAACATCGAGATGAAACTATGGACGACAGGACTGACAAAGAGAAGCAAGACAAAGGGAGAGACGAAGACCAGCAGGAGAAGGTGAGGAAGGGAGAAGAGAGGCAATATAGGGAGTTCTGCAACGCCCAACGCGAGAAGGTGGAGGAATACGGGAAGCAGTGGGAGGACATCACGCACATAGTGAACGATGTCATTCATGGAGATGGATGCTGA